GATTTTGGAGCTGCCGTCCTGGGCGATCGCGATGCTCCGCCAACGGCAACTAGCAGCCAACCCGTCGACCGACGCTGACACCTTCGTCGCGTTCCCCGCCCCCGTCGCCGGCGGTCTCCGGGATCCGAACAACACGCTGCAGATGATGCGGGAATCCTTCAGGACCGCCGGGTTCGACGGCTCACCAGCCACAGTTCCGCAAGACTGTGGCCACCCTGATAGATGGTGCCGGACTGTCGGCTCGAGCCGCCGCCGACCAGCTCGGGCACCCGAAGACGTCACTGCCGGCCGACGTCTACATGGGGCGCAAGAAGCGGGCCACCGGGGCGGCTGCAGTCCTGGAGAAGCTCTTCGAGGCCCACGCGCCGAGTTAGCGAAACTCCCCAGTAGTAGAAGGGTCGGCACGAGACCTGCGGCACACCGGCAGTCTTGACGCCAGGACCCCCACGGCGTGATCATGCCGAGGAGTCCCTAGTGGCCCTTTGATGACTCGGTCGGCTCCGCCACCCCTTGGCGCACGCCCGATTCCGTCGAGCGCCCCCGGTACGGCTTCTCACTGCACCGATCTCCAGAGCCGGACGTCGCCACATCGACAGGAATAGGGCGTTCCGGGAACCGCGCGCGAGGTAGCGGCGTGGCCGAGGATGACCCTGAGGAGCAATTGCGGGGTCGAACGACTCGACGTCTCCGCGGGAGGGTTAGTCAGCTAGCCACTCACAGCGTCGCGGGTTCCACCAGAGGCTTCCGTAGGTAGACATACCAGCCGGCAGCTGCGGCGGGTTCGTCGCTGAAGATCACCTTGTTGACGTTGCCGCGTGTGTTGGCCACTACCCGCCAGGGCGCGTCCACGCCGTTGGTTCTCGCGTGCTCGAGGTAGGCGGCTACAGCGCTGCGCTTGGTGTCCACGTTGAGGACAGCCGTTTGGTCGCCGAGGTCGATGGCGATGGCTGGGCGGCCACCGAAAGGGCCGACGTCTCCGACGGTCGCAGCGTCACTCTCGTCGTACCAGCGGCGCAGTGCTTCTGTGAGCTGCTCTTTGCCCACTACTCTCAGGACGCGCGGCAGGTGGCCTGAAGCATCGACTTCAAGCCGGCCGTCGCTCGTTCCCGGCTCAAGGTCGCGCACCACGACGGGCGCGGCGAGGGGCGCAATAGCTGCGGCCAAACGCTCCTTGAACTCGTTCGACACTCCCCGCCCCGCCTGGAGGTTGGTCGACCAGCCGACAAATCTGACGCCGTCATCACCTTGACCCTGCAGGAGGGTGCAGGTCCTGAGGCCGAGTGGGAGTGTGCCAATCTCTTGCCAGCGCACGATCCCTATCCGCTGCAACTGGTCGATCACGGTCCTGCCGTTAGCCAGGACGAGGCGGACGTTCGACCTGGCAAGGAGCAGTTCCAGGTGCGGGCGGCCCTCCTGGAGCAGAGCTTCCTTGTCTGCCCTGTCCGCCAGCTTGCCCCAGACGGGGTCGGTCGCCCATTGGACGAGGTCCAGGTGGCAAGCGGTCCCGTCCCCGTAGCCGCCACCGACCGCAGCGGTCAGGAGCTTGTCAAGGGGCTTGAACCACTTGCAGTAGTGATTCCGGTCTTCGTCGAAGTAGCGGTTGCAGTCCTCGACGACCTGGCGCGCCTGCTCATGGGTCAGAGTCTGCCCGGGAGCCGCTCCGAGAGACTCGAGCGTGGCGAGCCGTCGCTTCGGCCCTCGGAGCCAACCGCCGTCGTCGAACTCGCGCCGGCTGGGGTTGATCCCGATGGTCGCGACCTCCGCGGTCAGCGGGTCACCGAAGGAGATGACCGGCGTGGAGCCCTGTACGAACGCGTCGACCGGAGGCGGTGTGCGCTTTGCCATGTCGATCTGCCACTGCTCGATGCGCATCAGGCGGCCCGCCCGATGCTCGCGCCGGCGCGTCGCCCCACCCGCGCTCCAATGCCCATCATGTGAAGCATCTCTACCTCGTTCTTCGAGTAAGTGTCTGTCGGGACAAAGGCCTGGTCGCAGAAGAGAACTCGCCAGCTGATGTGGCGTTCGCCCAGCCTGGCGGCCGGGGCCGCCCTCTTCAGGGCTGCGTGCCTCAGCAGTTGAGGTAAGTGACGGGGTTGGCTGCGCCCTTGGTGAACAGGTGGGAGACGTCGCTCCCGACGAGGTGCAGCAGGTCTGGGGCGGGTGCGCCGTCGAATCCCCACCTGGGCTTGCCCGGGAGGTCGTCCTGCCAGTCACGGTCGCCCTCTTGTCGTGGCCGCCAACTGTGGATTTGGTAGACGCCTCGGACGGTGCCGCGGGCGACGGCGATGGCATACTCGCACTGCTCGCGTTTCGGTCCGATCAGCCACCACCCGCGGACGGTGTCGTAGACCTCGTCCAGGTCCATCTCCGGGTGCCACTTCTTGCCGATCCGCAGAACGACGGCTGGACGGTCAATCAGGTCAGTCATGTGTGCCTCCGATGGAGTAGGGGGGTGATCGGGTGCGGCTGAGGTCGCAGGTTAGAGAGCGGCTTGCTCAGGACGCAAGGACGTGGAGACGGTGTTTCAGCACGACGCCTGCTTCGTGCAGGAGCCAGTCGAGGAAGTCGTCGTTACACAGCGCCCAGGGCGACCGCCGTTCGCGGATCAGCGCGACCGCGTCCTGCGGGTCGTGTCCGTCGAGCATGAGGACGAGGGCGGTCACAGGCCGGAGCGGTTGAGCCCGGCCTGGCAGCGGAACACGACCCGGTTACCCGCGGACCAGCGTTGCCAGGCCCACTCGGCGGCGCGGACGACCCGGTCCAGATCGACGCCGACGAGGCTGCCGTCCCCGAAGCCGTAGCGCAGCTCCTTCACCTCCCCGTCTACCGGCTGCGCCCATGCGTAGAGGGTGACCACAGCGTCGTACGGGGACGGTTCGCCGGTCGCGCAGCGGTGCAGCGCGGGAACGGAGATGACGGCGTCGTCGGCGGTGCCGCCCGCGAACAGCCCGGGCAGAATCTCCGACCCTGCAGGCCGGCAGCTCGTCGGCCTTCACCCAGCGGGGGGCCGCCAGCCCGGCTGGCATCGACGAGCCGTTCATGCCCAGGGCCGGGTGCGGCCGCGGGTGCGGGACTTGTAGGAGGCGTCGGCCGAGCTCAGCTTGGCGGCGTGGGCCAGGTCACCGGAAGCGGCCTGCTGCTGCAGCTCCGTCAGCACCGCGAGCTCGTCCTGCAGCTCCGCGGCCATCGCCGCCGGTGCGGCGGCGCAGGCGTCCTGCAGCGCCGACCGGGCGGCGCGCAGCGACCGGCGCGCGGACTTGGAGTCCCCGGCGGACAGGGCGGTGGACGCCTCCCGCTTCGCCCGCTGCGCCTGCTGGAACGCCAGCTCCGTCCGCACGACCGGGTCCGGGATGCGGCCGGCGGCCTGGTCACCGGGTACGACGTTCACGTGCAACGGCACGGTCACCGTGTGCTGCTCCAGCGCGGGCAGCGCCACAAAGGTGAACTCCAGGGTGGCGATCTCGGCCAGCCCCAGCGCGGGGATTCCCGGGACGTCGAAGGTGAGAACCAGCTTGCGGGACTCTCCGGAGCAGAAGGAGCCGAGCTCGACCAGCACCCCTTCCGGCACCACCACCGACGGAAGCTCGTTCACCACGCGCACCCCCCGGACGTGCGGCGACATCCGCACCAGCAGCGACCCGGCCTGCGCGGCCAGCGACAGCAAGCCGTCCACCTCACCGGCGACCAGCGTGACCGCGTCGTCGGCGTTCTCGGCGAAGTGCTCGTTGCCCGCTCCCCCGGCCGCGATCGCCGACAGCAGCCGCTCGTCGAACCCCAGCCCCATCCCGAGCGTGGTCGTGGTGATGCCGTCGGCGTGGGCCTTCCGAGCGACGTCGCCGAGCTGGGTCGGGTCGCACACCCCCGCGTTGGCGTGCCCGTCACTGACCAGCAGCAGCGTCGCGCCGTCCCGGCCGGCGACCCGGCGCGCCTCCTGCAGACCGCGGAAGTACCCGGCGGACAGGTCGGTGGACCCGCCGTCGTCGATGGCGGCGATTGCCTGCCTCACCGCCAGCTTGTCGACGAGCGGACCGGCCGGCACCACCACCTGGACGTGGTCGTCGAAGGCCACCAGGCCGAACCGGTCCCGCGGGTCGAGCCGGTCGACCAGCGCCAGCAGCGCCGTCTTCGCAGCCTCGATTCGATCGCCGGCCATAGAACCGCTGCGGTCCAGGACCACCACCAATGTGGCCGGGGACCGGGTGATGTTTGTGGGCAGCTGGGGTGCGGTGAGCTCCACCAGCACCGAGACGTGATCTTCGGTCTCATGGGCGACAACGTCCAGATCGAGGTGGGTGTTGAGGTGCATCAGGTCCTCCCTTGCGCAGTCGGAGAGCCCTCTGCCACTCCGTGCTACGCTACGAGCATAACACCACGAGCATAATGCTGCAAGCAAAAGGAGCAGAGATGTCCTCGTCGCCGACTGGCAGCGGCAAGACCGGCAGTCCGGTGCTGGCGAAGCTCATCCGGGACCGTCGCCATCAGCTCGGGATGAGCCGCCAGGACCTGGCCGAGGTCACCGGCGTCCCATACTCGACCATCGCGCAGATCGAGACCGCCTACCGCGGCGTCTCCCCCAGCCGGCTCGGCGTCATCGCCCGCGCTCTTCAGCTCGACCCCGCAGATCTGTACGACGTCCTCGCCAGCGAACCCACACCGACCTCTACCAGAGCCGAGGGAACCCGGCCGAGGCAAGCAGCCGGCAGAGACGACGACTCCTGGCACACCAACCCGGCGTACCTGGCAGCCACCAGAGCACGTGAAGCTGCAGCCCCGTCCGGCCCACCTGCAGTCACGGTGCTGCCAGAACCTGACATCGTCAGCCGCGCGGTCGAACTGCTGTCACAGCTACCTGCCGGGCGACGGCTCGAAGCACTCGGGAAGGTCCAAGCTCGGCTGCTGTCAGACCTCGTTCAACACGAAGCGCAGCGGATCACGCATCCGGACTACCAGTAGGAATCGTCAAGGACGGTACAGCCGGATGAGCAGCTGGGGCGGCCGATCACTGGCCGTGATGACTGTGGCGGGATGGCGCCCGTACGACGGTGAGATGTCACCCACTATCAGCCGGTGCGGACCGCCGCGATCGGGCGAGCCGACCGAGTCGGCGGACGCTCTAGGCGAGGATGTAGCGCATGCCTGGCCACCTTTTCGTCCTCCGCGGCGACCTCACCCGCCTCGCCTGCGACGCGGTGGTCCTCTCCTGCGATGACCGCCTCAACATCAACCCGGTCTGGAAGCCCCTGTTGCCGCCGGGCCTCGCGCCCGGCGATATGGATTGGCTGCGCCTCGACGACGACCGGGTCGGCGACAACGTCATCCGACTTCCCCAGGTCGACAAGCGCCGCGTCTACGCCGCCATCACGACGCCCACCAACTCAGACGTCACCCCAGGGGCGGTTGCCCAGCGGATCGTTGACGGCATCCGAGCTGCAGCGAGCGGCCTCCAAGCTCAAGACGGCCGGCACCTGCCGCTCATCGCCGTACCGCTCGTTGGCACCGGCACCGGCGGCCTGCGGGATAGGCGTGGCGAGGTGATCGAGGCGCTACTCCCCGCGCTCCGGAGCGCCGCCCAGGGCTCCGACATTGCACTCTTACTCTGGAATCGACCTGATCTCGCAGCAGTTCAGCACCGCCGCACCGACGGCGCCGACTGGACCGAACTCCCCCCATCACTGCGGCTAGCCGCCGATCGCCTAGGTGAACGCGCGGCGAATGGCCAGCTGTCGCTGTTCATCGGGGCCGGGGTATCCAGGCCGGTTGGCTTGCCGGACTGGTGGAGTCTGCTCAAGGACCTGGCCCGTGAAGCCAACCTGGCGGTGGACTGGACAGCGTCGGCTGACCCGGTGGAGGTCGCCACTCCGATCGTCGCCGAGCTCGGTGACCGCTTCCACGACGCGGTTCGCGAACGGCTCGGAAGTTCCAAGCATGGGATCGGTCACGGCCTGCTGGCCGGACTCGCGGTCCGGCAAATGGTGACCACCAACTTCGACCCGTGCATGGAACTGGCTCTCGATGCCGAGTCCACCGGAGAGTATCGAGTCCTCACCCGCCGCATCTCAGACGCCAGCATGCCGTGGCTGCTCAAGCTCCACGGCGATATCAACCTCCCTGGGTCCCTCGTCCTCGACGGCGCGCAGTACCAGACACATGCCGAGGAGTACGCAGCACTGCACGGCGTCGTGCAGAGCCTCCTGCTGACTAGCCACCTCCTCTTCGTCGGCTTCAGCCTGACGGACCGAAACTTCCTGAAGATGGCCGCTGCAGTCGCCCGGGTACGCCGCGACGCCGTGGTCGAGGAGGGGTCACCCCTTCCACCGGCCGGGACCGCGCTCGCCCTCACTCAACACGACAGGCAGGACAACGACCTGGACTCCCAACTGGAGCTCCTCAGCATGACCGACGCCGCTGACCCCGGGGCGGCCGCACGCATCCTGGAGATCTTCTTAGACCGGCTCGCCTGGACAGCCGCGAGGAACCGCAACCTATCCGCGGAGTACCTCCTTGACGAGAGATACGCCACTGGGCTGAACGCGGACGACCGCGCACTGCGTGACGCGCTGCACGCCTTCGAAGACGGGGTCCCCGCCTCCGCACGGCAGAGTGCTGGATGGCCGCGGGTCGAGGAAACCCTGCTAGCTCTTGGCGGCACACGGATAGCCAGGCCTGGTCCCGATCCCGGCGCGGCTCCAGACCAGCGCTAATCGCGCGACGAACGCGGTGCCGCCAACCCCGACCAGGTCGGCACTTGGCGGAAGTTGACGATCCACAGCCGGTTCGGCGCGGTG
The window above is part of the Friedmanniella luteola genome. Proteins encoded here:
- a CDS encoding SIR2 family protein, which encodes MPGHLFVLRGDLTRLACDAVVLSCDDRLNINPVWKPLLPPGLAPGDMDWLRLDDDRVGDNVIRLPQVDKRRVYAAITTPTNSDVTPGAVAQRIVDGIRAAASGLQAQDGRHLPLIAVPLVGTGTGGLRDRRGEVIEALLPALRSAAQGSDIALLLWNRPDLAAVQHRRTDGADWTELPPSLRLAADRLGERAANGQLSLFIGAGVSRPVGLPDWWSLLKDLAREANLAVDWTASADPVEVATPIVAELGDRFHDAVRERLGSSKHGIGHGLLAGLAVRQMVTTNFDPCMELALDAESTGEYRVLTRRISDASMPWLLKLHGDINLPGSLVLDGAQYQTHAEEYAALHGVVQSLLLTSHLLFVGFSLTDRNFLKMAAAVARVRRDAVVEEGSPLPPAGTALALTQHDRQDNDLDSQLELLSMTDAADPGAAARILEIFLDRLAWTAARNRNLSAEYLLDERYATGLNADDRALRDALHAFEDGVPASARQSAGWPRVEETLLALGGTRIARPGPDPGAAPDQR
- a CDS encoding helix-turn-helix domain-containing protein, encoding MSSSPTGSGKTGSPVLAKLIRDRRHQLGMSRQDLAEVTGVPYSTIAQIETAYRGVSPSRLGVIARALQLDPADLYDVLASEPTPTSTRAEGTRPRQAAGRDDDSWHTNPAYLAATRAREAAAPSGPPAVTVLPEPDIVSRAVELLSQLPAGRRLEALGKVQARLLSDLVQHEAQRITHPDYQ
- a CDS encoding vWA domain-containing protein: MHLNTHLDLDVVAHETEDHVSVLVELTAPQLPTNITRSPATLVVVLDRSGSMAGDRIEAAKTALLALVDRLDPRDRFGLVAFDDHVQVVVPAGPLVDKLAVRQAIAAIDDGGSTDLSAGYFRGLQEARRVAGRDGATLLLVSDGHANAGVCDPTQLGDVARKAHADGITTTTLGMGLGFDERLLSAIAAGGAGNEHFAENADDAVTLVAGEVDGLLSLAAQAGSLLVRMSPHVRGVRVVNELPSVVVPEGVLVELGSFCSGESRKLVLTFDVPGIPALGLAEIATLEFTFVALPALEQHTVTVPLHVNVVPGDQAAGRIPDPVVRTELAFQQAQRAKREASTALSAGDSKSARRSLRAARSALQDACAAAPAAMAAELQDELAVLTELQQQAASGDLAHAAKLSSADASYKSRTRGRTRPWA